Proteins co-encoded in one Sporosarcina sp. FSL K6-1522 genomic window:
- the cyoE gene encoding heme o synthase, whose translation MADLKSLFKGIVLVSNVLPVLTGFWLALYFTDTTLRANWELFLLTMIGSTLVMAGALVLNNWYDVDIDTVMERTKKRPTVTGNFSLKMVLFVGIALSVIGFLFLYFTTMEAVIYAFVGWFTYVILYTMWAKRKYTLNTVIGSVSGAVTPLIGWTAIAPGYHIVPLMLAFILFIWQMPHTFVIAMKKCEEYRAANVAMLPVVHGFAFTKRQIAVYVACLLPLPFFLGSLGTVFIVIATLLNVGWLAASIAGFFTKDDMKWAHMMFLCSVNYVAILFLTAIIVTLPMFS comes from the coding sequence ATGGCAGATTTAAAATCATTATTCAAAGGTATTGTCTTGGTTTCGAATGTATTACCTGTATTAACTGGATTTTGGCTAGCTTTGTATTTCACTGATACGACATTGAGAGCAAATTGGGAATTATTTTTGCTAACGATGATTGGAAGTACGCTTGTCATGGCTGGAGCTCTTGTGCTAAATAACTGGTATGATGTTGATATCGATACAGTAATGGAGCGTACGAAAAAACGTCCAACAGTAACAGGGAATTTCTCGCTGAAGATGGTATTATTCGTGGGGATTGCATTGTCTGTTATCGGTTTTTTATTTTTATACTTTACAACGATGGAAGCAGTTATTTATGCATTCGTTGGGTGGTTCACCTATGTAATTTTGTATACAATGTGGGCAAAGCGCAAGTATACGTTGAATACAGTAATTGGTAGTGTGTCGGGTGCTGTAACGCCTTTAATTGGCTGGACAGCTATTGCTCCGGGTTATCATATTGTTCCACTTATGCTCGCATTTATTTTGTTTATTTGGCAAATGCCGCATACATTTGTCATTGCTATGAAAAAATGTGAAGAATATCGCGCAGCGAATGTTGCAATGCTCCCAGTTGTACATGGTTTTGCATTTACGAAGCGTCAAATTGCTGTATATGTTGCTTGTTTATTGCCGTTGCCTTTCTTTTTAGGTTCACTTGGCACGGTGTTTATCGTGATTGCAACTCTGCTAAACGTAGGTTGGTTAGCCGCAAGTATTGCTGGTTTTTTCACTAAGGATGATATGAAGTGGGCACATATGATGTTCCTCTGTTCGGTAAATTACGTAGCCATTTTATTCCTTACAGCTATTATTGTGACGTTACCGATGTTTAGTTAA
- a CDS encoding chemotaxis protein yields MQEHKGILLESGTNELEIVEFEVGNSKFGINVIKVKEIIQPIAITYIPHAHPHVEGIIQLRGEVLPVVDMFKALGLPPHTQNAQEKFIVAEFNKQTVVFHVGNVTQIHRFSWEQIEKPSDMYQGGNSQIIGVIKHLGEMILLLDFEKIMVDINPESGINVEAVKKLGKRERSEKKIVIAEDSPLLRKLLSDTLSEAGYVNLEFFENGKLAYDYLESIATENDDIEKHVQFVITDIEMPQMDGHHLTKKIKSHPVLSKLPIVIFSSLITDDLRHKGDQVGALDQISKPEIAELILKIDRHIL; encoded by the coding sequence ATGCAAGAACATAAAGGAATTTTGTTAGAAAGTGGCACAAATGAGCTCGAAATCGTTGAATTCGAAGTAGGGAACAGCAAATTTGGTATTAACGTGATTAAAGTAAAGGAAATTATTCAACCGATCGCGATTACTTATATCCCTCATGCCCATCCTCATGTGGAAGGGATTATTCAGCTTCGCGGCGAAGTATTGCCTGTGGTTGACATGTTTAAAGCGCTTGGCCTCCCCCCACACACGCAAAATGCACAAGAGAAATTTATTGTGGCGGAGTTCAATAAGCAAACCGTTGTATTCCACGTTGGAAATGTGACACAAATTCACCGCTTTTCTTGGGAACAAATTGAAAAGCCTTCTGATATGTATCAAGGCGGTAATTCACAAATTATCGGGGTCATCAAACATCTTGGTGAGATGATTTTACTACTTGATTTCGAAAAAATCATGGTCGACATTAATCCAGAATCTGGCATCAATGTTGAAGCCGTGAAAAAGCTTGGGAAACGGGAGCGTTCTGAAAAGAAAATCGTCATCGCAGAAGATTCGCCATTATTACGTAAACTATTATCAGATACTCTTTCAGAAGCTGGTTATGTCAACCTGGAATTCTTTGAAAACGGAAAGCTTGCTTACGATTATTTAGAAAGTATAGCTACTGAAAATGATGATATTGAAAAACATGTACAATTCGTCATTACCGATATCGAAATGCCACAGATGGATGGCCATCATTTAACAAAAAAAATCAAATCTCATCCAGTCCTATCCAAACTACCGATTGTGATTTTCTCAAGCTTAATTACAGATGATTTGCGTCATAAAGGCGATCAGGTCGGAGCACTCGACCAAATCAGTAAACCTGAAATTGCCGAGCTTATATTGAAAATCGATCGCCATATATTATAA
- the glpX gene encoding class II fructose-bisphosphatase, with amino-acid sequence MSEIHTKQVTNIQSLPSEFLTVVQQAATAVYPWIGKGDKNGADGAATKVMRDAMNHINMDARIVIGEGEMDEAPMLFIGEQLGIGNGPAVDIAVDPVEGTTNVSKGLDNSLVVLAVAEQGTLLHAPDMYMEKIAVGPKAKGCIDLNLSLTENMKAVAKALGKDVSELTVMMQDRPRHDHLLKQVLEVGAKVRMFADVDITGAIATAIDELDVDLLVGTGGAPEGVISAVALKCLGGDFQGRLAPINEEERVRCVKMGITNLDAVLTMDDIVRTDDCFFIATGITDGSLLKGVRKKADGKIATHSFIATSTHSQFVETSH; translated from the coding sequence TTGTCAGAGATACATACGAAACAGGTAACGAATATTCAATCACTCCCGAGTGAATTTCTAACAGTGGTACAGCAGGCTGCAACTGCTGTTTATCCGTGGATTGGAAAAGGCGATAAAAACGGAGCAGATGGTGCTGCGACAAAAGTAATGCGGGATGCGATGAATCACATAAATATGGATGCACGTATTGTTATCGGTGAAGGTGAGATGGATGAGGCACCTATGTTATTCATCGGTGAGCAACTTGGTATAGGGAATGGCCCTGCTGTAGATATCGCAGTCGATCCGGTTGAAGGCACGACAAATGTATCGAAAGGTCTGGATAATTCCTTGGTTGTTCTTGCGGTGGCAGAGCAAGGAACGTTGTTACATGCGCCAGATATGTATATGGAAAAAATCGCAGTAGGACCTAAAGCGAAAGGCTGTATCGATTTAAATCTTTCACTAACGGAAAACATGAAGGCGGTTGCCAAAGCGCTTGGAAAAGATGTAAGTGAATTGACGGTCATGATGCAGGACCGACCGCGTCATGATCATTTATTGAAGCAGGTACTTGAAGTAGGTGCGAAGGTTCGAATGTTTGCAGATGTAGACATTACAGGTGCGATTGCAACGGCAATTGATGAGTTAGATGTCGACCTGTTAGTTGGCACAGGTGGGGCACCAGAAGGCGTTATATCTGCTGTGGCATTGAAATGTCTTGGGGGAGACTTCCAAGGCAGACTTGCACCTATCAATGAGGAAGAACGTGTACGCTGTGTGAAGATGGGGATAACCAATCTGGATGCTGTCCTGACGATGGATGATATTGTGAGGACCGATGATTGTTTCTTTATTGCCACGGGCATTACAGACGGTTCACTTTTGAAGGGTGTTCGTAAAAAAGCAGATGGCAAAATAGCAACACATTCCTTTATCGCAACGAGCACACATTCACAATTTGTAGAAACAAGTCATTAA